One window of the Bombyx mori chromosome 20, ASM3026992v2 genome contains the following:
- the LOC101743399 gene encoding uncharacterized protein LOC101743399: MFRSMILSCYFLLITGKNINMADNFDFNDLDDIRIDSTEYYDYDVPASAYENGDVWFLNLKDDWNSLTLRNANENKTEQFYSLNGYLINEHILHQTTETIQKVLTSFKPKIDSNSNTTNSKNANESLSGIGGNLAEAQKKLWQIINKIMIHEDKSDINLVDSCDDGADLELFFKGPYCALIVTMPNKIWNFFMPPPSLLSAWHAEVNKDKEVKSVALPEDIKEKLYKYLIKLLLLSFSFPA; this comes from the exons ATGTTTCGATCAATGATTTTATCATGCTATTTCTTGTTAATTACgggaaaaaatattaatatggccgataattttgatttcaatGACCTTGACGACATTCGAATAGACTCGACTGAATATTACGACTATGACGTGCCCGCCAGTGCGTACGAAAATGGCGACGTTtggtttttgaatttgaaagatgATTGGAATTCGTTGACGCTGAGAAAcgctaatgaaaataaaactgaacaatTTTACTCACTCAACGGATATCTTATTAATGA ACACATATTACACCAAACAACTGAAACAATACAAAAGGTGCTAACAAGTTTCAAACCAAAAATAGACTCGAATTCAAATACTACAAATTCTAAAAACGCCAATGAATCGTTGTCGGGAATTGGAGGCAATTTAGCTGAAGCGCAGAAAAAATTGTGGCAAATCATCAATAAAAT cATGATACATGAAGACAAATCTGATATTAATTTAGTCGATTCATGTGATGACGGTGCGGACCTAGAA TTGTTTTTCAAAGGCCCCTATTGTGCTCTTATTGTGACAATGCCGAACAAGATTTGGAACTTTTTTATGCCACCTCCGTCATTGCTCTCGGCATGGCACGCCGAAGTTAACAAAGACAAAGAAGTAAAATCCGTGGCGTTGCCTGAAGATATCAAAgaaaaattgtataaatatcTAATTAAGTTATTGTTATTATCTTTTAGTTTTCCAGCTTAG
- the LOC733008 gene encoding dolichyl-phosphate mannosyltransferase isoform X1, with product MEVDSGLIKRDKYSILLPTYNERENLPIIIWLIIKYLDESGVDYEVIIIDDGSPDGTSEVARQLQKLYGSSKIVLRPREMKLGLGTAYIHGIQQASGNFIIIMDADLSHHPKFIPEFIKLQLKYDYDIVSGTRYKGSGGVYGWDFKRKLISRGANFLTQLMLRPGVSDLTGSFRLYKKEVLEKLILSCVSKGYVFQMEMIIRARQFDYSIGEVPISFVDRVYGESKLGGSEIVQFAKALLYLFATT from the exons ATGGAGGTGGATTCGGGATTGATAAAAAGAGATAAATACTCAATTTTACTACCAACTTACAATGAACGAGAAAACCTCCCTATAATAATATggctaataattaaatatttagacGAAAG CGGTGTCGATTACGAAGTGATCATAATAGATGATGGAAGTCCTGATGGGACTTCAGAAGTGGCGCGTCAGCTGCAGAAGCTCTATGGCTCCTCTAAAATAGTGCTTCGACCTCGCGAGATGAAGCTTGGTCTCGGAACTGCCTACATTCATGGGATACAGCAAGCTTctggaaattttattattataatggatGCGGATTTGAGCCATCAT CCAAAGTTCATTCCAGAGTTCATCAAACTCCAATTAAAATATGATTACGATATTGTCTCTGGTACTCGTTACAAGGGGAGTGGTGGAGTCTACGGCTGGGACTTCAAGCGTAAGCTCATATCTAGGGGAGCTAACTTTTTGACTCAGTTAATGCTGAGACCTGGAGTTTCAGATCTGACTGGCTCATTTAG ATTGTACAAAAAGGAAGTTCTCGAGAAGCTTATTCTAAGCTGCGTTTCTAAAGGATATGTCTTCCAAATGGAAATGATTATCAG AGCGAGGCAATTTGATTATTCAATTGGAGAGGTGCCTATCTCATTTGTGGATCGTGTCTACGGAGAGTCTAAACTCGGTGGTTCGGAAATAGTACAATTCGCAAAAGCCCTACTTTATCTATTTGccacaacataa
- the LOC733008 gene encoding dolichyl-phosphate mannosyltransferase (The RefSeq protein has 1 substitution compared to this genomic sequence) gives MEVDSGLIKRDKYSILLPTYNERENLPIIIWLIIKYLDESGVDYEVIIIDDGSPDGTSEVARQLQKLYGSSKIVLRPREMKLGLGTAYIHGIQQASGNFIIIMDADLSHHPKFIPEFIKLQLKYDYDIVSGTRYKGSGGVYGWDFKRKLISRGANFLTQLMLRPGVSDLTGSFRLYKKEVLEKLILSCVSKGYVFQMEMIIRARQFDYSIGEVPISFVDRVYGESKLGGSEIVQFAKALLYLLATT, from the exons ATGGAGGTGGATTCGGGATTGATAAAAAGAGATAAATACTCAATTTTACTACCAACTTACAATGAACGAGAAAACCTCCCTATAATAATATggctaataattaaatatttagacGAAAG CGGTGTCGATTACGAAGTGATCATAATAGATGATGGAAGTCCTGATGGGACTTCAGAAGTGGCGCGTCAGCTGCAGAAGCTCTATGGCTCCTCTAAAATAGTGCTTCGACCTCGCGAGATGAAGCTTGGTCTCGGAACTGCCTACATTCATGGGATACAGCAAGCTTctggaaattttattattataatggatGCGGATTTGAGCCATCAT CCAAAGTTCATTCCAGAGTTCATCAAACTCCAATTAAAATATGATTACGATATTGTCTCTGGTACTCGTTACAAGGGGAGTGGTGGAGTCTACGGCTGGGACTTCAAGCGTAAGCTCATATCTAGGGGAGCTAACTTTTTGACTCAGTTAATGCTGAGACCTGGAGTTTCAGATCTGACTGGCTCATTTAG ATTGTACAAAAAGGAAGTTCTCGAGAAGCTTATTCTAAGCTGCGTTTCTAAAGGATATGTCTTCCAAATGGAAATGATTATCAG AGCGAGGCAATTTGATTATTCAATTGGAGAGGTGCCTATCTCATTTGTGGATCGTGTCTACGGAGAGTCTAAACTCGGTGGTTCGGAAATAGTACAATTCGCAAAAGCCCTACTTTATCTATTTGccacaacataa
- the LOC101742211 gene encoding NF-kappa-B inhibitor-interacting Ras-like protein isoform X1, which yields MGKTSKVVVCGMKGVGKTAILEQLIYGNVNLKSCFYPTIEDIYVANIETDRGPKERVCFYDTAGLEPPLTGEFKGPPQSPTMQLTANQVLQRHYLGFSEGFVMVYDTARPESLDVLMYLKKDIDRNKDKKEVVILVIGNRTGPDDPNSLENTCSKASNWCAREKVRHFEVNAMDRPSLYEPFIFMTSKLNPVQNKTTFPQLSTLSKLTQKNNKSEAM from the exons ATGGGTAAAACAAGCAAAGTTGTTGTATGTGGCATGAAGGGAGTCGGTAAAACAGCTATCCTAGAGCAGTTAATTTACGGCAATGTAAATTTGAAATCATGTTTTTATCCCACGATCGAAGACATTTATGTGGCGAACATCGAAACAGATCGCGGCCCGAAAGAACGCGTCTGTTTCTACGACACAGCGGGCTTGGAGCCTCCGCTTACAGGCGAGTTTAAAg GTCCTCCGCAATCTCCTACAATGCAGCTAACGGCCAACCAAGTGCTCCAACGACACTATCTCGGTTTCTCAGAAGGTTTTGTCATGGTGTATGATACAGCGCGACCAGAATCGCTGGATGTACTCATGtatttaaagaaggacataGACAGGAACAAAGATAAGAAAGAG GTAGTAATACTAGTGATCGGTAATAGAACCGGACCAGATGATCCGAACAGCCTCGAGAACACATGCTCCAAAGCCTCGAATTGGTGTGCACGCGAGAAGGTCAGACATTTTGAGGTGAACGCAATGGATCGTCCGTCCCTATATGAACCATTCATCTTCATGACCTCGAAATTGAACCCGGTACAAAATAAGACGACCTTCCCGCAACTAAGCACGTTGAGTAAGCTCACCCAGAAGAACAATAAAAGTGAAGCCATGTAA
- the LOC101742211 gene encoding NF-kappa-B inhibitor-interacting Ras-like protein isoform X2: MGKTSKVVVCGMKGVGKTAILEQLIYGNVNLKSCFYPTIEDIYVANIETDRGPKERVCFYDTAGLEPPLTGPPQSPTMQLTANQVLQRHYLGFSEGFVMVYDTARPESLDVLMYLKKDIDRNKDKKEVVILVIGNRTGPDDPNSLENTCSKASNWCAREKVRHFEVNAMDRPSLYEPFIFMTSKLNPVQNKTTFPQLSTLSKLTQKNNKSEAM, encoded by the exons ATGGGTAAAACAAGCAAAGTTGTTGTATGTGGCATGAAGGGAGTCGGTAAAACAGCTATCCTAGAGCAGTTAATTTACGGCAATGTAAATTTGAAATCATGTTTTTATCCCACGATCGAAGACATTTATGTGGCGAACATCGAAACAGATCGCGGCCCGAAAGAACGCGTCTGTTTCTACGACACAGCGGGCTTGGAGCCTCCGCTTACAG GTCCTCCGCAATCTCCTACAATGCAGCTAACGGCCAACCAAGTGCTCCAACGACACTATCTCGGTTTCTCAGAAGGTTTTGTCATGGTGTATGATACAGCGCGACCAGAATCGCTGGATGTACTCATGtatttaaagaaggacataGACAGGAACAAAGATAAGAAAGAG GTAGTAATACTAGTGATCGGTAATAGAACCGGACCAGATGATCCGAACAGCCTCGAGAACACATGCTCCAAAGCCTCGAATTGGTGTGCACGCGAGAAGGTCAGACATTTTGAGGTGAACGCAATGGATCGTCCGTCCCTATATGAACCATTCATCTTCATGACCTCGAAATTGAACCCGGTACAAAATAAGACGACCTTCCCGCAACTAAGCACGTTGAGTAAGCTCACCCAGAAGAACAATAAAAGTGAAGCCATGTAA
- the LOC101742211 gene encoding NF-kappa-B inhibitor-interacting Ras-like protein isoform X3, whose translation MFLSHDRRHLCGEHRNRSRPERTRLFLRHSGLGASAYRKNTRQLIKYSTHQLNCVPDHDNCNRPPQSPTMQLTANQVLQRHYLGFSEGFVMVYDTARPESLDVLMYLKKDIDRNKDKKEVVILVIGNRTGPDDPNSLENTCSKASNWCAREKVRHFEVNAMDRPSLYEPFIFMTSKLNPVQNKTTFPQLSTLSKLTQKNNKSEAM comes from the exons ATGTTTTTATCCCACGATCGAAGACATTTATGTGGCGAACATCGAAACAGATCGCGGCCCGAAAGAACGCGTCTGTTTCTACGACACAGCGGGCTTGGAGCCTCCGCTTACAG AAAAAATACACGGCAGTTAATCAAATATTCGACACATCAACTTAATTGTGTACCTGATCATGATAACTGTAATC GTCCTCCGCAATCTCCTACAATGCAGCTAACGGCCAACCAAGTGCTCCAACGACACTATCTCGGTTTCTCAGAAGGTTTTGTCATGGTGTATGATACAGCGCGACCAGAATCGCTGGATGTACTCATGtatttaaagaaggacataGACAGGAACAAAGATAAGAAAGAG GTAGTAATACTAGTGATCGGTAATAGAACCGGACCAGATGATCCGAACAGCCTCGAGAACACATGCTCCAAAGCCTCGAATTGGTGTGCACGCGAGAAGGTCAGACATTTTGAGGTGAACGCAATGGATCGTCCGTCCCTATATGAACCATTCATCTTCATGACCTCGAAATTGAACCCGGTACAAAATAAGACGACCTTCCCGCAACTAAGCACGTTGAGTAAGCTCACCCAGAAGAACAATAAAAGTGAAGCCATGTAA